The Bombus vancouverensis nearcticus chromosome 7, iyBomVanc1_principal, whole genome shotgun sequence region TTAAAAGATGAATTGGAAAAAACTATCATTGCCTATCCAGAAACTTGTGCTGTATTAGTAAGAAGACATGGTGTTTATGTTTGGGGAGATACATGGCAACAAGCAAAAACTATGTGTGTATTAATTtaatactaatattattaatgcgTTAAATATATCTTTTGTTTTCATCTATTATATGTCTTTCTCTATTTAGGACGGAATGTTATGATTACCTATTTGACATAGCTCTACAAATGAAACTAAGTGGATTAGATCCAGCTGCAGTTCCAAAAGATTATGTACATAATAATAaggaataaaattgtaaattaataacaatatttttattcattactTTTACaggataataaattaatatttttatatatttttcagaaaccatgatatacagatatatatatatatatatgcctACTATAGTATTAATATCTTAAACTTTTGTACATCTTTAAGTATCCAAATCAAATGGTTGAAAATCTCTTCTAATTCGTTTTGCTAACTCAATTTCTTCCTCTTGACCCAATTGACAATCTTTCCAATCAACTCGATCATCAAGATCTAATATTCTGTCTGAAGCTAATACCTCCCTACCAAACTGAAGTGGAAAGTCTTTCTTTATCCTATGATATAACTTTTGTCTATCTGGCAACTCTGCATAAAAATATAGAACACCTGGTTGTGCAATTTGCTGTAAATCAGTGTGTGGAGGTAATtccaatattttaaaattattacattGTGCCATCTCCTAAAACAAAAGTATTATTAATATCTACTAATCATAGCATATAATATCTACAtttttacaacatctaagcaaTCATAATAAAAGTGCTTACCTCAAATGCTTCTTTCAGAGCTGCTGCTTGATTTTTATGAATAGGTACAGCTTGTAATTGACAATGAGATGTTTTGAAGTTACGTTCAAAGAAAACAGGTACTTTGTCCAAAGTTGCATAATAATTGGTTATAGCGTCTTTATATTGTTCAATTTCATCTTTTACTTCTTTTGGTAGAATAGAAAGACTTTGATGATGTGTTATTGGTAGAATTAAGAGATGATTCTCAACCAATCCACCTCTAGCAAGTGCAACATATACCTCTATCCCAACTGATATTACTAAATGCTTAGAAACTTCAGGACTGGATAAGCAAAACCAGCACTTTGTTTGATCAAATTCtcgttttacttttttattaatGCCACCGTAAGATTTGGATCTTTTAGTAGTTTCTTGAGATTCcatatcataaaaatattgtgTATGCTTTGGTTGTTCTGATTTTTGTAGAGATGGTTCACTTAATAGCATCGATTTGGGATATGGAATATTTGTTTCATCTGTAGTTTTCATAATTAGCTCGGATAAACGCGTCCGGTCAACAGGAGTCAGATTCAATGCATATAACCATTTCCTTTTTTGACTGTTCACTACAGGAGCAAGTGCTATAAATCTCGTTGCAATTTCAGTATTTCCTTCTTGTAGACTTTGATTCCTATACGGAGGTCTTTCGTAATATATGCCTTCTAACGCTGATACATGATATCTTGGTTTTACTTGGGCAGTCAACCATGCAATTAATTTTGAACCCTGATATTTCAAGTTTGGTTTATTAGGATCTAAATTTGTAATATAAGCAGGCCAGGGTGAAGTCATTAATATATCAATTCCACGAAAACTAGGTTGACCTTTTAAACAAGCTTGCTTAATTGACATTACATCATTTTCATCGAAGCAAGTAGGTTTTGTTTTCAACGAGTTATTTTCTGTACCGCTGATATAAGCTATTTTAAGTCCAGAACTAGCAGTATATAATCCACGTTTTCCAAGATAAGTAAGATTTTGACAAATTTCACAACCATCAACATCTGGATAATTAACTAAATCAACTTCCTCGTTAGCGCCAATAATATAAGTTGGAACTGGTATACTTTTCATGCCACTTTTATAGTCTTCAAGCTCCGCGTTGTCTTCGCCAAAAAAATTTCCCACGCATAACAAAAAGTCGAAAGGTCCGCTTTTCTTATTGATAGCATcaattttgttgaataaaaatttaaaatgtcCTTCTACATCTCCACACAGTAATACCTTTTGCTTTTCAGTCATGTTTAATAACATAACCTAAATTTCAGTAAgtaaatatatacacaataaATATTGGTTAGAAATAGTATTAAAAATTCATGAATTTAACAATTAAAATAGCtttctattactattattattatttcaacattttcaaTTGTATAAAACTAACACTTTCCATGACTAATGTTTTACCGCGTTTTTAacggaaataattaaataactgCATACCAAACATCTCAATTTGTTACTATAAGATTACTAGTTCAATGTAGTAAATTAAAGTCCCTATTATAATATTCTGATACTATATGATAGTACCAGACTAAGCGAGAATAAACATCGTGTTTTATCCACTTGGAAAAAGATAGAGATCCTTTTATATTTCCTATAATTAAGAGAGATACTAGAAAGCATAACTATTTAAATTACCACATttatatgttaataaataattgcctaTGGTAGTAGAGTCGGTAGTGATGGAAATGATAAAGATGGTAAAGGACATTAAAGAAATCGTTCATTCTTTGCAAAGTACATACTTTTCTACAGTCGATATATCCACTTACATTGTTTACACTGATTTGATGCCAAACTACATCGTAAAACAATATCGTTGATACGTACATAATGTCATTCAGTAATACTTGTTGATATTTCCCAAACAATATTAAATATAGAAACAGACAATTACGTTACAAATTTGTCTTTTTAGATCATTATTTAACGTATACATCACTTACATCACTTACTTGTACATAAgaacacaaaatataaaatcataaaaattttctgCGTACTCATAAATTAacctttattctatattttaaaaCGATAGTTATCTATAAAAGATCGAGGTTCTAACACCAAGATTAAGTCAAGTAAGAGAAAGTTTCCAACATTCAGTTACTAGGTAGATATGTACATACTTTGTTGTGAGTTTTCGTGCGATAGCATAGTAGTTTTAGGGCTACACTTGTTACGAATAGACCACCTTGTATCCTCAACATCTGGAAACGATTTCCACGTCGTAAAATTTTATTGCCTACCTGCTAACCGTGCGCAACTTTGCATCTATCAAAAATATGACCGTAAAGAAAGTTTCCAAGGACGGTATTTCTAATTTAAAGCAAACAATTTCAATCTTGACGGATGCACAAAGAATCGAACGATAATCTTATATAACCTAAAAATCTATTGTGGCAAATAATTAACTTTAAGTCATAAAATTATTATCTTTAGAAAAATTTATGCAAAGATCTTTGATGGCCTctggaatttatttaaaatatgtttGACCGCGAACAATAGAGAGAAACCGGAAGAATTTATATGGAGAACAGCGGAAACTTACCCCTGCGCTCGCTGGTAGCGAAAAGAAGTGTAAATAAATACACACCTTTACACAAACCAGCGAACACAGCCgcacttatatatatatatatatatataagacaTTCGTATAACCTAGCCAGTTGCTGCGGCGAACAGGAataataaaaagagaaacacaAGAGGAAAGGACCGTTGACAAAGAGAGGCGGCAACGGAAGCAACGCTGGagacatattatacatatgaaACAGAACGAGAAGAAGCGAACGGATACGGTTGGTATGTACGTCTGTGCTAGTAAAATTATGGTGGGGATAGTTACTTACATAGAGTCGACACTAGGCGTGGCATGTGGTACCACCCAACCGACCAATCAGAACGGGAGGCGTTATCTAGACGTATAACAATGCTTGGTGTAATACATAGTTCAGTGGTTCTCAACCACCCTCTATTCAACTTTCTGACTGCAAAACGCCGATACAATCCGTAAAAATCTCATATTTTTCAATGTGAACGTACGATCGATCGAATGAAAGctagaaatataattattcacGATTAATACCAATCATTTCCGAATAGAAATCTACGCGAACAACGTCGTATAATTGTTGCGTTATCCCGATGAAAGCCTTTATCAGGTCACGATGGGATGAAACTGGGGCTTAAGTACCGCCTACGTTAGAAATCATTGCCACAAGCGCAACTCGTGAGGTTATGCGGCTGCGTTGGTACGACGAAAGCTTTTGCAGAATCCAGAACGATAGAGGGAGTCGGAgaaacaaagagaaagagagagacgacGAGAGTGAGACGAAAAGAGGGATAGAAAGGGAGGCGcgaacagagagagaaagatggaAGAAAGGGTAGCAAGTTGGAGGAACGCTGGTCCACGGTACGGTGGGGAGTCCAGCGTGCACCGTGCATCCAGTTGTATACCTAAATGCGTACGGCACTGTTTTAATAGTACACACGCGTAGTCACGGCCCAATGAATTGATCCCGCGAGGTGCATCCCCCGGATAAAAAAGATGTCGCGCCATCTTTGAGGGCACTCCCGCTTCCAGAGGGCTAGCGCGCGCATTTTCGATCGTCGACCGTCAGCCAGCACATACGTACATTTTTCTCAAAGCGAGCGCGCGTGTTTAAAACAAGTTTCGACTTAAAAGAGAAATGAAGAAATTTCTAAATTGTCATTTTAAACCGTTTATTAAAATTGCCACTGAATTAAATTAGGACCAAATACGTTAAGAACGACGAAAAGATACCTAGAATTTAATTACTGATAAAATCATAACTTAAACATATCGAAATATATAACATGTAATGTTCCaactattaaatatttatagttcTCGCGTTATTCCAACACGTAAGTGCTATACACGATGGCCGTTATTTGAGATCGATTAATACATATGTAACAAGTATCGTTAAAGAGTGACACGTCCTCGATGCGTTACAATCGGAAGCCAGGGTTTCCAGTTGCGTTCATCGAAGTTCCGTCGGATGATGTGCGTGAGAGCAAGTGAAAAGTAATTTTTCTCAAGACTTAAGAATCGAACGAACCTGATACGAGGAACGTTAAGTGCGTAAGACTGTGAAATATCTATCCATTTTGTAACAGtatacgtggaaaaatatttttaccaacattttataagaactttgCTCTTGAACGTTCGTAAGATGGGACGGTTAACAATGGTGTAAAGTAACGATCGAAAGCAACGATGTAATCGGTAGAATTAGTTGATACGTAAAGAGATTAACAATAATATTCGATGGAATTCCGCGAACGACCGAAGTGCGTCAAGTGCCGACGGCTTGATCAAAGTGTTCGCTCTTTGAGACGTCCCCGCTGCCAAAATCACTTTCGCACCGAGGGTGACTAATTGACTCTTTCCCCGGTGAAACACCGGTGAGAGTATGGGTTTATTCGAAGGTAAGTAACATTGTCGGATTTACTACACTGTCGTATTTGATTTGATAAATAATCGTAAGGTAAGTACgagatataatttataaatatcgtaAAAGAGAGAAATATGTATGTTTGTTTGCAACTTGCAATACTTTGGAATCGAACGAAATCCAGATTTAAACGCGAGTTCGATacggaaatgaaaattttcaaattgaaagTCAAATTCGAGGTTTCTCAAGTTCGATCTGAAAATTCAAACGATTTTACAAGATCTCAAACTTTTTCCCCCGATGGATTTGGACGTACAAACGATTCTCTTCCGATACTTTGATAAGCATCTCTCAAAGGACGAACGTGCGAAAAAGGTTTGAGGAATTGGCGAAAAGGCAGTAGCAAGAATCAAATCGTAAAATAACAGTCGCGTCGATCGTTTCCGATCTTGATCAAAACGTAACGATTTACACGCGTACAGGTGTAATTTGACTCCGTAGTTCGGATGCTGGCAAATTGTTCGTCTATATCCGTCGAACGTATCCCAATACATATTACGTTACGGTACCCGCATGTCTCACGAGAGATTCAAAAATCAATATTACACCCCTTTCTCGATAGCTTCCTTGAGAAACTAGGATTTCCATAATCGTCGATCCATCGTGACAAAAGCGACCGTCGTCGAAGCATCTTTCTATATCGGTCCAATGTATTTCCATTTTCTCGAACGAGACGTTCAtcgtattatataataattctaaacgtatctaattaaattatgacGAGACTATTTACTGTTACCGTTATTACGGTGCTTTATCGTCTAAAAAGTGGGGAAAATCGGACTAGCGTTGTTTTCGTTACGAATTGCATAATTCTTCTATTCCAAGTAGAAATTGCAGGAATTAAAAACCCTTGGAGCAGTTTCACCGTGCTTGTTCTCTATCGATGAATCGAGAACGCGATACGCACGCGATAAATTAACGCGTAACAGGCGCGCGTGTCAGTTTTCACGCTTGTTCGACGTTCGTTCTAATCACTTAAGTGCCTCGTTTCGAAAACATTTGCCGGAGGAAAGGGAAAGGGGTGGAAATCGAGTTCTCGAAGATACCTCAAGACGGATGAACCCAGCACCCTATTTCAAGATAACCAGTGCGTGTCATAGGTGCAACGAAACGCGTCACCGTTTTCGGCGCGTCTAAACGCTGCTAAAGTAAATAGGAACGCGTGTTACGTGCCGTTACGACAAGGGGCGTGTCGTTTCCTAGAGTCATTTGTAAGGAAAATGTCCGGTTCTCGAACGTGATCCTTTTCCGTGTCCTGCTCGGTACCCTTCCGTGGCTCACGAAACAGAGAAAACTTATGCGTCCGCGCAGCTGTCGCGTAAATCTTGCTGCAGAACCCGTCGCTGCacttttttctccttctttttcctcCTCCAAACATCGACTGCGtattttcaaaattctttttttttctttttttcgaacTATGTGTCATTCATAATACGTAGATCTGTATTTGTATTACAGCGAAACACTTTAGGAgtcgcattttttttttttttttatttttcatcacACGGTTGTTTTAGAATAGATTCTGAAACTTGAACCGGTTCGGTTGATCCAAAtaagagaaagagcgagagatcgttattagagatatttcgatgtttgtttctttttttattttgtttaaattatttcaGGATACACGACGAAGGCGTTATTCGTACGAGTTTCTGAGAATCTTTATCGGAAAAATAATAAAGGATCAAGTTAGATATAGAACGGATTGTTTATTTGCTGCTGGCAGAGACGCACTTCTCGCTAGAACGACGTCTTAAATGTAGATCGTCGATTAACGCTGTTACATACTTTGAAATTGAAACGTTTTCAGCAACTAATAATAGTAAGATTGTAAAGTCCGCACGAGTGTACAGCATGCAACATCCTGGCACGTGCGTAAACATCACTTAGGTAATTCCGACTCTCAGCTTCGCGACACAATAGTCCCGGAATAATCACATTTTGCAAATTCAAATtcgtagaaatttaaaaatggcAATGGCAACAATGGCAACTTCTGTTCGACGACTTTCTTCGTTGTTACCAACGATAAAGAAACGTTCAGTTTCTATTTCTCCTGCAACCTTTCGATTTACTTGATGCAACGGTTCTAAAATTAGACTCGCGCCAAAAATTTATTTAGTCTGTCGCGTTCCCGTCCCTGCTATCGGAAACAAATCAAATTTGTCGACGTCGTTAAATCACGGCTTGGCCGTTCAACGCCCGAGACCGAGAGAGCAAATATACAGAGGCCCATAAAATCGCGTTCCTACACGAATCACCCCCGTGCACGGGTTGCCCGACGTCACAGCGTTGTCGACGAATTTTTATGCCTCCtactttttccttccttttctctctGCGCTCTCTATTTCCAAAGAAAAACTTCTTCGTTAATGACTACGCGTATCGTAGACGTCATTTACATTCGAGTTCTCGTGCTTCGTGATACAAAGCTATTCTCTGTTCCATTCCCTTTCAAGCGTCATATCGTCCATGGTAACTCGATCGACAGATTTTACGAGCCTCggaacaaaaattttattttattttattacgttggTAATTATCAATCACTCGAATTTTAACTCTACTGCTTCCAGCCTGTCGTATTTTTTCTATCATTGGATATCTTTTTACGTTTGAACAAAATCAAAAAGGAACGGAGtctcgtttcaattttatgtCAAAGACTTTCCTAAAACATTAGAGATTCGTTTTTCGGTTAGAACGAGTCGAGACACGAAGAATTCGAGAATTGTAACAGAATTAACGATTAGGAAGTCGTTTCCTCGTATTTGTCTCGATTTCCTCGTTGTTTGAAGAGGAAACGAAGGCGTGAACATAAGAAAAGTGATCGCGATCATTTTCCGGAGGGATCTCGCTTAGGATCAGAGAAACCGCAAAACGGTCCAGCTGTTACATGTTCGTTTTAGCGGGCGGATAGGTGAAAACGACTTAAGCGTTTCGACATGTGTAGAAACACGACATCCGATACTTCCCTGAGACCTCCTACCGCGGTCGGTGCTTGTCCGATCAAGATTTACGACGTTGCATCCTCTAAATGGCACGAGATCGCCGGTACAAGCATTATCGCGTTCGTTTATAGCGCAACAAGtaaataaatttcacgcgaCTAGTCGAGAACCACCGTTCATCCGTATTTTTCCATCTCTTCTACTCGTGCAATTATTCGTCTCGTAATTGTACCTTTTAACAGATTTTATTCGCTTgtctctctttttttcatttttaccgTTCATAGCGATTGTTTCATAGTAGCGAAGTGGAAATACGTTCGATACAATCGTACAATGAATTTACGACGATCGATGACTACCAGAAAAAATAATCGCTACGAATGATCGCGATTGTTCGAGCGAAATATTgtaaggaaaaaaaagaaacacgcgaaatgaagaaaaaatttgTTTCCTCGACAAACGGAATATAAATAATGCGATTGACAGTCTTTGACACATAAAGGGGTGACGTAGTCCTCGGCAACATCGTTTTTCCTTGAGATACTAAGTGACGAGGATATAAAGGAAGAggggatagagagagagagagagagagagagagagagagagagagagagagagatagctTCCTTTACGTGAAATCTGTAACCATTCTCGTGCATGTAATTCCCACATGACTAAAATGGGGCCCCCGTGGTGGGGAGATATGTAACATCGGGATCCTGAGTCAAGCTCGAAGTTtagttttgcttacgacgactTTAAGTTCCGCCGTCTCTTGTCCTCTGACCCGACTCATCGAATCGAAGAAATGATACTGAATCGTTATTATCCTCGGGAAAGTTTCGTGCTTCTCTTTGTCAGTACGATCGATGTGCTACGTATCATTGGCATTTGAGTAAGTGGGCATTTGGATAATCTGAATACAATATGAAGAGTGAGTATTTATCCTAACTCTAAATCGATTTTGCAATTGTATCTTCGTACTAGGTGCATAACGTTCGTCAAAGTTATTACTGCACCGCAGATCTCGTGTATTCGTGGAAGATTCGAAGATGCACAGAATGCACACGATACGAAATATTGcggaaaaatattaaaacgatTGTCTACCTAAAGTTCCATTCTTCTGActtacataaaaatacaaattttcacaAATATCCACGGTATCTGTAGTATCGTTCATAGAAGTAATGATCGCGTTTTATCGAGATTCGATtggttttcgtttctttttttttcccccGCAAAGAAACTTTTGCCGACGAAAGGAAGCGATTCGCAggcaatttttctcttttcctgcCAACAGTCGCGGTTCTTCCGCCTCTCGAGCTACGACTTCCAATAATCCTGCTAAATTGCTAGGCCGTTCGGTCGAAGTTCGTCCGTGTATCGGGTTGGCTTAGTGAAACGGGAGagaaatcgttaaataaaagCGGCCACGGATCTGAGGGCCGAGGGAACGTGGCGAATAGTAAAAAAAGAGCAACGTGTGTCGCGGGTCGTCACGGCAGGCAACCCCCATCGTGGCTTATGGCGTACGACCACGTGAGATTCGAGAATTTCGTCAGGCTCTGCGTTGCCTTTTGTCATCGACTGGGTCCTGGGCCCAGTTCTTAATTCGCAACGGCGACAACGCCGACATTACGACCAGCTAAATTAACTTTACGTTATTTCTCTTCCATTCCTTATTGATAAAGAAAACAGAtagaaataattctttttacaCGTTATACATTATTTTTGACGATTTAAATAGATACCCTCGTTCTTTCAGGATTTTTGCATTAagattttttttactttttactccGCGATTCCTTTTGTCCAGAGTTCTAATATACCGATGACTcaatcgttaaaaaatgttatcaATTATACCACGACAAAGAGCGAAGAATTTCTCCGCGTCGTTTTCTCTATTCGACCATCCTCTGTACGCGAAAAATGCTTCATGTAGAAGAAACTAGAGTTTAATGATTTCACGGTGATCGTTGATAACCTTCGAGATAGTTCTCGATGTACCGTAGCTGTCCCGTTGTCGTTGCACTCACATGCATATTTTTATTGCGCGTGTAGTTGATGCTTATGATATATGCAAGTCTGATTATGGTACAAGATGCCTCGTCAGCATAACAGACATCCTTGTTATCGTAGCGGCGTCCAAGGTTACACCGTTGGTACTTAACCGAACACCGATTTGTTCTTCCTCCCACGTTTATTTCTCGTCCTTTTCGTTTCTACGTGTTTTGATCGACACGCCGCTTCCCACGCGCGAATGTCTGCTTGCATCCCAGCTTCGTCGATTAATTCCATCAGCCGATAAATATCTGTATCGCGCGATTAAATAACCTTTTTTCGGTCACGCGCGCGCGGTGGAGAATTTGTGGCGCCTCGTCCGTCGATCCTACCGACGATATTTTGCAATCGTTACATgtattatgtataaataaacgCGTAAAGCCCGGTTTTAAACGCGGAATAAATTAAACGCGCGATTAATCGTCCGATGAAATGAGTCTCTTTTTTATATTTCGCTGAGTCGTCGATTTTCACACGTGTGATTCGTGGTTCTCCGTGGCAGCGATTTTTCATAGCAGAATATAAGGCAAACCGTGGTTCAGCAGAAGACCAACTCGCTTTCTTTGACTGCCTTCTCTTCTCTATAGCAAAGGCGTCACGGACCGCGAGACGAGTCGTGGCGTTTACAGCCGAATCGAATGGCAAAAGCAACGAAACACGGACCCGAGGAACTGCTGCTTCGTCGGAACCGATTGCCTGTGTGTTCCATCTTACATTTCGTTACAAAACAAAGCATTCGTCTCCTCAAAATACACAGAAAGTCTGTTACTAAAATTCGTCAACCCAGAAAGAAAAGCAAAGAGAAGgataatgaaatgaaaaataccGATTGGCGGGGCTGCGCCAGTAAACAGACAGTTTCGCTTCCAAGTAATCAAATTCGTAGTCAGACGATATTCGTACCAATGAACTTTCGCACCTTTCATTTAACTTAACGATTGAAACGTTGCACCGTGTCTTCTTATTGCTGCGAGACTCTCGATTCTGATCGAAAAAGAGGGAAGAATGAATAGAACTCATCGATCGATGTTATTCGCAAGCACGATCGTGCGATAGTCAACCAACGATAGTAAAGAAAGTACGTAGTAACTTCGAATGTCGTTCCAAACATTATATACCGCATGATACTCTCGAAGGTGTACCAGGAAACGAACAAATTCGCTAGTCAATTGTTATACTTTCTCTGAAAGTGGCCTCGTGGATTCGCAGAAACACTGCAAATATACGACCCGTTTTCCTTTGACGCGCACCACCTCCGAGCGCTGATGTATACCTCGGGGTGAGAGTGCAAAAACGAGGAGGTGATAATAAGCCGTAAAGACTGTGAGACGCATCAGGAATGCGTGAAGCGTTTATTCCCTTTAGGTTTACGAACGGCTGGATGTCGAGCACAGTCCAATCATCAAAGTGGcaatatttcaacgaaattATTGCGTTGCAAGATGTCACTGATACTTGCAGCgttttttctctccctctctgtctttttcttttttttc contains the following coding sequences:
- the LOC117166623 gene encoding CWF19-like protein 1 yields the protein MLRIQGGLFVTSVALKLLCYRTKTHNKVMLLNMTEKQKVLLCGDVEGHFKFLFNKIDAINKKSGPFDFLLCVGNFFGEDNAELEDYKSGMKSIPVPTYIIGANEEVDLVNYPDVDGCEICQNLTYLGKRGLYTASSGLKIAYISGTENNSLKTKPTCFDENDVMSIKQACLKGQPSFRGIDILMTSPWPAYITNLDPNKPNLKYQGSKLIAWLTAQVKPRYHVSALEGIYYERPPYRNQSLQEGNTEIATRFIALAPVVNSQKRKWLYALNLTPVDRTRLSELIMKTTDETNIPYPKSMLLSEPSLQKSEQPKHTQYFYDMESQETTKRSKSYGGINKKVKREFDQTKCWFCLSSPEVSKHLVISVGIEVYVALARGGLVENHLLILPITHHQSLSILPKEVKDEIEQYKDAITNYYATLDKVPVFFERNFKTSHCQLQAVPIHKNQAAALKEAFEEMAQCNNFKILELPPHTDLQQIAQPGVLYFYAELPDRQKLYHRIKKDFPLQFGREVLASDRILDLDDRVDWKDCQLGQEEEIELAKRIRRDFQPFDLDT